The Aricia agestis chromosome 3, ilAriAges1.1, whole genome shotgun sequence genome includes the window cttctggaGTCCTGTGTAACTGGCCTGTTTTCAAAGataccggccaccatcaccgaaacagTGTGGAagtgatttattaaataactctgtagtgtaagggcctgtttcatcagttcctgataagtgccggataggctatataccacttaacttgacagataaattATGGAGAAACTGTCCGACACTTTAttaggaagcggtgaaacaggccctcagtCTCTGAATTCGGCTGATAGCTACGTATAACGGAAGCTTTCATTCCTGTTTTAGCGGATTCATACAACGACGTAGCGCTGTTGTTCCTCAGCGAGCCCTTCACCCTGGCGCCCCACGTGGGCGTCGCGTGCCTCGGCACCGACATGCCGGCCCCGGGCACGGAGTGCTACAGCATGGGCTGGGGCGGCGACACCCAACGAGACCAAGAATACTTCACTATTCTGAAGAAGGTTAGAGCATCTATTGTTACATTTAAGTTGTCTGTCTTGAGACTATCGCAAAAGAGTTCGACCTAAACTCATTTGTGACAGTCTCTCTCGAGACTacgatatttatttaattacgaaACCCATGAGGATGCACacacaaacaaataatattacgaTAGTCTGTCTTAAGACTTTGCTCCAAGTATAACCCTTAAATGTAGCTCGCTCTTTGCAGAATTCCCTaaagatattgtttttttttaattcataattcatttatttcataccATATTACATTACCAGACTTGGTAGACTCCGTAGCTGAAATTTCATACTTTACTTTAACTTCCAACACTTCCAGGTTACTCTGAAGTTGGTCGAGGATGGCGAGTGCGAGAAGACATACCAGAGGGAACTGGAGAACGAGGACTTCACCCTCCATGACTCCCTGACGTGCGCCGCCAGCAAGGGGGACTTGGACACGTGCGTCGGTGACGGCGGATCGCCTCTAGTTTGTCCCGTAAAGGTAggcaaaaaaatcaatttttaacatATACTTACCCTTACATGAATGATTGGTGAGACCAATCATTTTAAATCTAGTTCAAGCATGTACGTCCAAGTTTATTTCTTTAAAGCTACTGGACCGTTTTTGTTAAgtgcctgacagacgtacgaacttaaagtacgcgggttttaaattcgcgaacttactcggctcgcgtcggtgacacacgagaatcgctcataCTGGATTATCAtacccccaggctcgcggctcgcggctcgcggctcgcggctcgcggcttgcggatctttgctgacacacaggcgattaagatcgtcgagccataagtccgcgtacttactcgcacgtctgtcccCCCCTTTAGGCTAAATCAAGAGTCAAGGAGTTGCTTTAAAATGTCACTGGCAATCTGGGGTATCCATTGCGTATTTAGGCaatttgtatttgataataatccTATGTCAGCAAAATCATAAAGGACTTGACAATGGGTCGGTGGACGGTGACCGGCGGCGTCGACTTCAATTGCGAAGCTTCATACCATAGCCCATTTTGATTTCTGACTTcacttttgaatttgaaattgttttttgtttaattttcacCCTTTGTCTGACTGCTATTAACGTATTTGTGACGTTACACATACTTAGCACGGCATCAgaagacataattattataaagtgtaTCACacgtttattttctttttgtttctgttCGCTTGTTTAAATTGTGTTTGAATAAAGAATTTGATTGTTTTCAGGGATGCGGCGAGGGCCACAGGTACGCCATATACGGCCTAGTGGCTTACGGCATGGGGTGCGGGGAGCAGGACATCCCCGGGGTGTACGTGAACATCCCCCGCATGCACCCCTGGGTCAAGGAGCAGATGGACGCCGAGGGCAACAAGGATTATAGCTTCGATGTTTAAGTTTAATAAATTAAGCCTccagtacacaatggcccacAATGGCCTACTGCAGGCCATCGTGAACTGTAGACTATGATCACTTGGTGTAAAACACAATGGCTCTTTACTGCCTGGCAATACACTGgccatcgtccgccatcatacactaCTACCCCGTCTACccaatggcgatggcttgtagtgggccagcatagaccattgtgaagaggctcctttgtgagtaatttgtttttatttgattgtaataaactgtatattattgaaataaaacatattcaaatatgtaattgtaatcAGTTATACCAAATACAGTTCTAGATGGTTGTATAAGCTTATGAAACtattggttgcctggaagagactgCTTCCAAGCGTACCGGCCGCTTTAagaatttttctgttttttcgTATGGACCAAGAGCCACACATTCCTCAGTTTCGGAAAACTAAAAGTTTACCTGTATGTGACCTCAGAgagtaagaacgaccagcaactatggaatttcGGTCGGGTTACTTTATGAGGTACCCAGattccagttctgaaggtctacttgACCTTCCAggaagctcaatttcatagcttatattgtTCGCAGTatgtggaggaatctcgtcttccagtgctgGACATTTTTGTCAGTTGCTTTccactgctagacaccctcAGAGTTTAAAgtctttaagggcctgtttcaccacttcctgataagtgccggataggctatccaccacttaacttgacagatagagtatggagaatctgtcataaaagttgtggatagcctatccggcactttatcaggaagtggtgaaacaggtcctaagaAAGTTAAAGGGTATCTGGCaattgtcaaaaatgtccggtaCTGCAAGACGAGATTCCGCCACTTACCGTGAagaatacagggtgtaacgaaaataagtgataatactttagagtttagggagTGTACGTGCCTCGTGTATAAagtttattgtgaaagtagcagctctgaaagagtaacttttttttaactttcgtATACGCCCCAGCCTCAGGAATTTGcccacaaatcacaaaaataattttctctttcagcgctgctacttttacagtgaactccaCACAAGGGTGTAGGGACACAtcacacataatatacacagtacacagttacacaccctgaagtattatcgcttagttttgttacacccgtaTAATAGCAGCTCATCTCAAATCTCTACCCTATCAGCTTCAGAAGTCAGAACCCTGTTCCAGCTCACTCGCACTCTGTGCACCATTGACCACCTTTTTTCTGCTAACACCCCATGGACcgtggtgctccactccccgcttagCAAAGTTCAGGGCACAACAGCTTGtgttaaatgattttgatgTATTTTCCTTAGAAAATAAGGAAATCGTACATGTTTGTGCAAACTTCAATGGCCTGATAAACTGCGGTTTGTGGTGCACCCGAAGTAGCTGGTGATACATAGTTTCTATACATCAATGtaaaatgttgttattttgtgaaacataatatatggtcgatttgagaaacctcctcctttttagatGTCGGTTAATAAATACTAgatatcgcccaatggtcgagattcgaccttagtttcaacgacattaggactactacctaaattttgtaaaaaatattgactttgacTTGTTGActtgtctttgggactcagctgatctcagactggccgtgtaagcattgtctaatagtatcttagattcaataaaaaaatataatctattttcaatttgtcaacttgttgtcaacagacttcaaccataaataaaagagtataattcgtatgtataggcttgtcactcaaaaatctgtcatttctcatgcgtgtgtgttgtagtgtgtgtaatgttttatttggtaaaaaaatgtatgataaaagcataatttcaaaataatattagttcgatgcactccttcaccatataaactataactgtgcaaaatttcatgcacctacgtttccccatttttcgtaaaaagggttacaaagtttttcgttcgcgtattaatattatgatgatgatgatgattaaagaATTGTTAATCCTACCACGGATCATATCGCCACGAAGAAGTCGACCACTGTCATGTCttaactagatgtcgcccgcaactccgttgcgccaaaattcgattatcgcgggagaaccgtacatttttccgggataaaaagtatcctatgtcctttctcgggactcaaagtatctccatgccaaatttcagcaaaatcggttcagcggttcgagcgtgaagaggtaacagacagacagacacatttataatattagtatggaagtatggattagatgtcaaatcgcatacattttgttagcgtttacgattatcgcttgccacttgtctaggcctgcaggaaatataatgaaaaatgatagtttatattactttatacttaaaacaaatcggccaagttcgtatcgggccacgcgcaatatagggttccgtagtaccgctagtttttgataatttttgtgtggtcaatgaatgtacgtGTATTTAtaacttcgatcactaatatacaagatacacagtcccatagaaaacctctcgaaaatctgtcgccgagtaatagagtttaaaaaagtatacatttatctaaaatcaaccttaatcatagttattaaagatctttttataaaacaatgtacgtatgcgtgtttacaaagcaataaatttttacgaacgacgcacgcttcaaactaaattccTATATAAAACCATCCGCgtatatatttaaagtttaaattattacagtgCCCAAAAAGAACTTCAATTTTACGGCCAcacttcgccgctggaacagggtgaagtaaagtatgagtggagtcgaactgctcaacatttttttgttgattgtaataattttaatagtccattttttttccgaagtttaatgtataaagtgtggagtaattattttttacttgtaatattatgttgttctaatatgtttaatgttataattaactaaaatatacgtgtatacattgaatataaatgcttagaacatacaacgctcgctaaagtcggcttgaaaaattcTTCGCATatttgccgtgctataactgatatccaatctccacatctaactggatctcgaggaaacctagaaaaaaaatattcctcaataaaataaattttaaacgtgggagagccatgcttcggcacgaatgggtcggctcgaccggagaaataccacgttctcacagaaaaccggcgtgaaacagcgctagcgctgtgtttcgccgagtgagtgagtttaccggaggcccaatcccctaccctattcccttccctaccctccccaattcccttcccatccctaccctcccctattaccctattccctcttaaaaggccggcaacgcacctgcagctcttctgatgctgcgagtgtccatgggcgacggaagttgctttccatcaggtgacccgtttgctcgtttgcccccttatttcataaaaaaaataaaaaaaaaaataataataattaatagcgacaccaccaaatggaacagaaacacagtgtgttacccgaacatttcaagtgggcatgataaactacgataaaTACCTTTAGTACCTatatgagtattcgcaattgagatggtttataactcatgttgatttatttacgacttaattttaaaactgttttttgttgatttcttaacaaaataccaatatttacgatacaatttgtatgaaatacattaggataaaattaatacttaccggaaatatgaaattctatcctgtttttgtgttttaaacatttgatttttacaattgttgaacgagcactgggacatgcttcccagcggagcgttcgagcactactaaatcgaaagtccaccagaatgttgcgtttggtgctcttttagtgaggtcgttttttgccgcggactgtgtatcttgtatattagtgatcgaagatttataacgtgttttttttattaaagaaggcaagtcgctgtagccctgacgtcactgcgatccatgaggatctattgtgactccttcgcactagagtatcatccccaacccaatactgctcataaattgaacgatatgtttgatgttggtgccacgaatttcctctgtggatgagtattggtggcgaccaaggtgcctgttcctgttCTGTAGTAGAGTaggacagtcgaggagaaggtgaataggtgtttcatcctcctcctcacagaatctgcaagtcgttatgctacaaatacccattttgttcaggtgtttgttgagcttgcagtgcccataGTTAGGcgtctggtaaggattcttaattggtaatgggcattgtccaaaaaaaaatcacatgtactttttatttttttttttcattaaaatagggtattttaagaatataaattaaataattttgaaattcgttggctagttttttctcaataaatttttaaagtttcgctctgacgtcatcatcggccgcaattgacctctgtagtatgttttaaatttcctttcaatcttatttataatggctggttcgtcaaatacaagttctcattatgtgaaagctgatacgagaagcttaccaaaagttcgaaacgtaatgttggtcgaatttattgctaatttaacgccattgaaggtcaaacaaaggttaaacatatttgtttaaaaatataagtaactaatgggtatttttttcgtttatatacagaaaaacgatcactgaccttattcctcgaaatgtttttgtaatgaacaaaattaaaaaaaaatggacaatccccatttatAACGTATTCTACTACtgactactaacaacatcatctcagtcacgttcaaaggaatttgaacgaaaagtgcCTTTACATTTCTCAGAATACACtttttttagttgattgacTATAATTGTAcctataacacaagtccttcaggtacttaccacaggtgACAGGGCCAAgctgatgtggtgtgaagcgtccatagatattattattattataattactcaataacttatatgAAGTCTTCTGCCGTGATagctttccttttaaattcaggaTATTTCCTActaccgtgaattttttcacatttcctgaagaagccgtttagctggtagaagggggggacactggactttaacgattttttccactttaatttttttttttttttttttttttacgggctttggcccaccacacattcccaccactgtatctcctgtgtcgccaggatcgacagcggcatccaaccacgaaaaccctttgatatgatctcagggagcccgagggacatgctaaagctgtcttgggacccgcaacgaaattaatcagaagaaaataggaggagtaggaagaattccagattccctccccaatataaagcgggagacagcacaaagttgcagtgaccgaaagtcaaagaactgaaggggagaagcaccacgggaatttaacgttaataataatagtgactactatgctacagctaaattaatttattgtgttagactgttgccaatagtaattgtgacaaaaacgcttgaaggcacggaagttcctagcgctgtccacgagatcaccgtagtatgcgacaccaaatgtgcagagtaggttgtttagcattgtagttctttcgtcctgccagagactgcactcccagagaacatgatgagctgtttgttcaaacatgttgccttcggtcgagcactcgcacatgggtgatgctaccagattaaatccgtagagtttggccttaaaatttccatgaccggtcaggaattgagaaacgcagtgatcaatatccatccaatgtttggatagtcgttcacgaatattagggaaaaaattataaagatgtcgccctttggtggaacagtcccaacgcgtctgccattcggagattaggctttgcaaagagttttctaaaggttcaaacaatcttgctattttatttttatcgcgagcgcttaaaaagaacgggttgtcaatgtttttgttatgatagtacattgtcgcacgacgctgaatctcaaggtcaacgggtaaaactccggctaacacgggcaaggcttcggtgcttgtggttctgtaagctttgcacaagaatataagagcaagacgttggctttgtagcaacttgcgacgagccgcgccgatagttgctctgtcggcccacacgggggccccgtagcaaatgctaccaaggtaagtagcagtgtaaattaattttagggttttgaatgaaaggccccatgtcgaagtagatattttggtaaaggagtaaaagttgcgtttcgctttctcaccggtttgaattatatgttctaaaaatgtaaatttattttctaagtaaaaaccaagataacagagcgactgtttgcgtttaacgttaatattgtcaagtttaatgctaggggaagatataagggaaccttttaaaagaatttggtaagttttttgcgcggcgaatttcagacgattacgcttaccccagtcagatattaaattaagactactgttggctttagactcaatttcggaacgcgagtttgcttgaacgataagaaacccgtcatcggcgtaaccaactagtatacaaagcggtggaagtggaagacttaacaaatcgtcgaatccgatgttccataatttaggcgaaattaccgatccttgagggcagccgcacgttaaatctttgacatgtgtacaatgtcctagacgaagcttagtttgaccgttagaaaagtaagaatgtattatagaataaatattgcagtaacaccctcgattttttagttttaatagcaccatcggccaccaggcatggtcgaaggccccggaaatatctaatgaaatagcgaccacgtatttagtttccgacaaattaactatttttcttacttctaacgcCGCGTCCACAGTCGATTTCCCGGCGGTGAAACCGAACTGGTGGCTATGGAATTTAGGG containing:
- the LOC121740265 gene encoding phenoloxidase-activating factor 2-like isoform X2, with amino-acid sequence MEKYEPPKFCGISDPGDCAMKYNGKDKDIFAGFGDFPWMVALLNRTDETEWVNTDYIGGGSIIHPSVVITAAHKVENRKPEEIKCRAGEWDTDNKKENLPHQDRFVKKIVIHKDYNTSDSYNDVALLFLSEPFTLAPHVGVACLGTDMPAPGTECYSMGWGGDTQRDQEYFTILKKVTLKLVEDGECEKTYQRELENEDFTLHDSLTCAASKGDLDTCVGDGGSPLVCPVKGCGEGHRYAIYGLVAYGMGCGEQDIPGVYVNIPRMHPWVKEQMDAEGNKDYSFDV